Proteins encoded together in one Pseudomonas sp. Seg1 window:
- a CDS encoding LysR family transcriptional regulator — MDKLLALKMFVETVRCGGYSSAARKLGISTSSVTRQVAGLEHELGASLLNRTTRNTSVTVAGQTYFEKAVAILDAIDEADAVVADRGSEAQGRLRISVPVEFGRRLIAPHLSRLLERHPGLEISLSLSDQVSDLLSEQIDVSVRLGSSVVSDDIVSKRVGHFERWVVASPEYLARSAALCHPRDLLEHQCLRFDYGATHQHWTFQNEDAPIQLNVHGRLQSNNADILREAAIGGGGVTLLADWLVRDDVAAGRLTRLLEHYEVNPGSASTCINALYLPNHRGSSRINVFIDFLMEILSPTAVTTPAA; from the coding sequence ATGGACAAGTTGCTGGCACTGAAGATGTTTGTGGAAACCGTGCGCTGCGGGGGCTATTCCTCGGCAGCGCGCAAACTCGGGATATCAACGTCGTCAGTGACACGGCAAGTGGCAGGGCTGGAACACGAGCTGGGCGCGAGCCTGCTCAATCGCACCACGCGCAACACCAGCGTGACTGTTGCCGGCCAGACCTATTTCGAAAAAGCCGTGGCGATTCTCGACGCGATCGACGAAGCCGATGCCGTGGTTGCGGATCGTGGCAGCGAAGCGCAGGGCCGTCTGCGCATCAGCGTGCCGGTGGAGTTTGGGCGACGCCTGATCGCGCCGCACCTGAGCCGCTTGCTCGAGCGGCATCCGGGTCTGGAGATCAGTCTGTCGCTGAGCGATCAGGTCAGTGACCTGCTCAGCGAGCAGATTGATGTTTCGGTGCGCCTGGGGTCGTCCGTGGTCAGTGATGACATCGTCAGCAAACGCGTGGGGCATTTCGAACGCTGGGTGGTGGCCAGTCCGGAGTATCTGGCGCGTAGCGCAGCGCTTTGTCACCCACGGGATTTGCTGGAGCATCAATGCCTGCGTTTCGATTACGGCGCCACACACCAGCACTGGACCTTTCAGAATGAAGATGCGCCCATTCAGCTCAACGTCCACGGGCGCCTGCAAAGCAATAACGCCGACATCCTGCGCGAAGCAGCCATCGGCGGTGGCGGGGTGACGCTGCTGGCTGACTGGCTGGTACGCGACGACGTCGCAGCCGGCCGGCTGACCCGGTTGCTTGAGCATTACGAGGTCAATCCCGGCAGCGCCAGCACCTGCATCAACGCGTTGTATTTACCCAATCACCGAGGGTCCAGCAGGATCAATGTGTTTATCGATTTCCTGATGGAAATTCTCAGCCCGACGGCCGTGACCACCCCCGCAGCGTAA
- a CDS encoding ATP-dependent helicase has translation MISPEDWKPSEGIVLEPNAEAAVREVRRCVALTAGPGAGKSELLAQRADFLLTTGACRYPRRILAIAFKVDASNNLKERVWRRCGPDYASRFDSYTFHGFAKRIIERFRPVLTGDDALDAGFRVVPRGKAHPDQTEFGLLILLALKILDVYPMAVNAIRQTYSDVFLDEFQDSTEEQYALVNKIFGGSARRITAVGDVKQKIMGWAGALDGVFGKFEADFAANHLNIYRNFRSQPQLLRLQNDLIKVLDPGSEMPAGLLGGEGGEILLHSFKDCTDEAFSLADQINTWINVEGVAPSEIAVLVRSYPEAYTVRLTSALEVLGITYRNENQMQDITTEPIALVVVDFLLCLYGSREPKAWTRLLRRIIPADDDDHGGSVRNDWHRFIKEARKTAAEDLAAKNYAQRWTLLKEFLSMVGVSLLTGLSHDYESRDRLKEVIRDLKKHIDAALDQEPDLLKALAQLSDDQSIRILTVHKSKGLEFDSVILLGLEKEAYWGNDTHEVRCTFFVGISRAKRRLVVTTAKTRDKLADISSWKTVRRPHEEFLGYVEKWQAPAW, from the coding sequence ATGATTTCGCCGGAGGATTGGAAGCCCTCCGAAGGCATTGTTTTAGAGCCAAATGCGGAGGCAGCCGTAAGGGAGGTCAGACGGTGCGTGGCGCTGACTGCTGGCCCGGGCGCCGGTAAGTCTGAACTGCTTGCCCAGCGCGCTGACTTCCTGCTGACCACGGGGGCATGCCGTTATCCGAGGAGGATATTGGCCATTGCCTTCAAGGTGGATGCGAGCAATAACCTCAAAGAGCGGGTGTGGCGGCGATGTGGGCCCGACTACGCCAGCCGGTTCGACAGCTACACGTTCCATGGCTTCGCGAAGCGAATTATCGAGCGATTTCGGCCTGTTCTCACCGGCGACGATGCGTTGGATGCCGGCTTTCGAGTGGTACCCAGGGGGAAGGCCCACCCTGACCAGACTGAATTCGGTCTGCTGATTCTGTTGGCTCTGAAGATCCTCGACGTCTATCCCATGGCAGTGAATGCCATCAGGCAAACCTACAGTGATGTGTTTCTCGATGAGTTTCAGGACAGCACGGAGGAGCAGTACGCGCTGGTCAACAAGATTTTTGGTGGTTCGGCGCGCCGTATCACTGCGGTAGGGGATGTGAAACAGAAAATCATGGGCTGGGCCGGCGCGCTCGACGGCGTATTCGGAAAGTTTGAAGCGGATTTTGCAGCCAATCATCTCAACATCTACCGCAATTTTCGCTCGCAACCTCAGCTTCTCAGGCTGCAGAATGACCTCATCAAAGTGCTCGATCCTGGTTCTGAAATGCCCGCAGGGCTCTTGGGCGGTGAGGGCGGCGAGATCCTGCTTCATTCTTTCAAAGACTGCACCGATGAGGCCTTCAGTCTTGCCGATCAGATCAACACTTGGATCAACGTCGAGGGTGTGGCGCCCTCCGAAATTGCGGTCTTGGTCAGGAGTTATCCTGAGGCCTACACCGTCCGGTTGACCTCTGCGCTTGAAGTGCTTGGTATCACCTATCGCAACGAAAATCAGATGCAGGATATCACCACCGAGCCCATTGCCTTGGTCGTCGTGGACTTCCTGCTGTGCCTTTATGGTTCGCGGGAGCCGAAAGCCTGGACGCGGTTGTTGAGGCGGATCATTCCAGCCGATGACGACGACCATGGGGGCTCAGTGCGAAACGATTGGCACAGGTTTATTAAGGAAGCACGCAAGACTGCTGCCGAAGATCTCGCCGCAAAAAACTATGCCCAGAGGTGGACGCTACTAAAAGAGTTTCTGTCCATGGTGGGTGTGAGCCTGCTGACGGGCCTTTCCCATGATTACGAGTCGCGTGATCGTTTGAAGGAGGTCATCCGTGATCTCAAGAAACATATTGATGCTGCACTAGACCAGGAGCCTGACCTGCTCAAGGCCCTTGCCCAGCTGTCTGATGACCAGTCAATCCGCATCTTGACCGTTCACAAGAGCAAGGGCCTTGAGTTTGATTCGGTCATATTGCTAGGTCTGGAGAAAGAGGCCTATTGGGGCAATGACACCCATGAAGTTCGATGCACTTTCTTCGTGGGTATTTCCCGCGCCAAGAGGCGTCTTGTGGTCACAACGGCTAAGACAAGAGACAAGCTTGCCGACATAAGCAGTTGGAAAACCGTGCGTAGGCCACATGAAGAGTTTCTTGGCTACGTTGAGAAATGGCAAGCACCTGCGTGGTGA
- a CDS encoding MFS transporter: protein MLTGNPVVATNAEQPAGLSGLMVAFLAFCCGAVVANLYYAQPIVELIAPQIGLSSANASLIVSLTQFGYALGLLLLVPLADLMENRRLVVGFTLAASVTLLCAGLTHSPSMFLVLSLLIGLTSVAVQILVPLAAHLAPEASRGRVVGNIMSGLLLGILLSRPLSSLLVDVFGWRGVFYSAAGLMAVIALITAVALPRRLPTHKATYAALIGSVFALARRYPVLRQRSLYQGLLFASFSLFWTLAPIELIRHHGFTQAHVAIFALVGAVGAIAAPIAGRLADAGHGRRGTLVALLLAPVALLIAALPGSGYVWLVVCAVLLDFAVQLNMVLGQREVYALDPHSRARLNAVYMTSIFVGGAVGSLVASPLYEHFGWNLSAVAVALLPALALGLFLSRKADV from the coding sequence ATGCTCACGGGCAACCCGGTCGTTGCGACCAACGCCGAACAGCCGGCAGGGCTTTCCGGCCTGATGGTCGCGTTCCTGGCATTCTGCTGCGGAGCGGTTGTGGCCAATCTTTATTACGCACAGCCGATCGTCGAACTGATTGCACCGCAGATCGGTCTGTCCAGCGCCAATGCCAGCCTGATCGTTTCGCTGACGCAGTTTGGTTACGCGCTGGGCCTGTTGCTGCTGGTGCCGCTGGCCGACCTGATGGAGAACCGTCGGCTGGTGGTCGGCTTCACCCTCGCGGCGAGTGTCACGCTGTTGTGCGCCGGGCTGACCCATTCACCGTCGATGTTCCTGGTGTTGTCTTTGCTGATCGGCCTGACCTCGGTGGCCGTGCAGATTCTAGTGCCGCTGGCGGCGCACCTGGCGCCGGAGGCCAGCCGTGGCCGCGTCGTCGGCAATATCATGAGCGGTCTGCTGCTGGGGATTCTGTTGTCGCGGCCACTGTCGAGCCTGTTGGTCGACGTGTTCGGCTGGCGTGGGGTGTTTTACAGCGCAGCGGGTCTGATGGCCGTCATCGCTCTGATTACCGCCGTGGCACTGCCGCGTCGGCTGCCGACGCATAAGGCCACGTATGCTGCGCTGATCGGTTCGGTGTTTGCCTTGGCTCGGCGTTATCCGGTGTTGCGTCAGCGTTCGCTGTATCAAGGGCTGCTGTTTGCCAGCTTCAGCCTGTTCTGGACCCTCGCACCGATTGAATTGATACGTCATCACGGCTTCACCCAGGCACACGTGGCGATCTTCGCGCTGGTCGGTGCGGTGGGTGCCATTGCAGCGCCGATTGCCGGGCGTCTGGCCGATGCCGGGCATGGTCGTCGCGGCACACTGGTCGCGTTGTTGCTGGCGCCGGTGGCGCTGTTGATCGCTGCGCTCCCGGGCAGCGGCTATGTCTGGCTGGTGGTGTGCGCGGTGCTGCTGGATTTCGCCGTGCAATTGAACATGGTGCTCGGCCAGCGTGAGGTGTACGCCCTCGATCCCCACAGCCGTGCGCGCCTGAACGCCGTGTACATGACCAGCATTTTCGTCGGCGGTGCGGTGGGGTCTCTGGTGGCGAGCCCGCTGTACGAGCATTTTGGCTGGAACCTGTCCGCCGTCGCGGTGGCGCTGCTGCCAGCGCTGGCGCTCGGATTATTCCTGAGCCGCAAGGCCGATGTCTGA
- a CDS encoding helix-turn-helix domain-containing protein, translating into MSNIEHAKSNPTLSTMEEFSSVLDIDLVALLAVASSYTRHQTPKEFLKGVAVEIAKLEKLGVLDKLHHEFEDGKLHSVHPRIRSGEANRQAVLKYKAEGKSQKETAELLGLDKSRVSRLWKEDH; encoded by the coding sequence ATGAGTAACATTGAGCACGCCAAGAGCAATCCCACCCTGTCAACGATGGAAGAATTTTCCTCAGTACTCGACATTGATCTTGTCGCTCTACTGGCGGTTGCTTCGTCCTATACGCGTCACCAAACACCCAAGGAATTCCTGAAAGGAGTGGCAGTCGAGATCGCGAAGCTCGAAAAGCTGGGCGTGCTCGATAAGCTCCATCATGAGTTCGAGGACGGCAAGCTTCACTCCGTGCATCCCCGTATCCGATCTGGGGAGGCCAATCGACAGGCAGTGCTTAAGTACAAGGCTGAAGGAAAAAGTCAGAAAGAGACGGCGGAACTGTTGGGGCTCGACAAGTCGAGGGTTAGCAGATTGTGGAAAGAAGACCATTAA
- a CDS encoding metallophosphoesterase family protein, translated as MRIRIYSDLHAEFHRFAPPSLDAGVDLVILAGDINKKARGVQWANDTFACHVAYIAGNHEYYDGHIDRTLQKMKGAAAGHVHVLENEALILGDVRILGTTAWTDYSVTGDLLAASNAARQGMNDFKYIRADSNYRRLRLDDLVTRNHIARDWLTQELARPFDGKTVVVTHHSPSPVVIGEQHDGHLTAAYTNDWPRLIEKAHVWVFGHTHEATDVELAGCRVVSNPGGYPGESTGFDPYFEIQI; from the coding sequence TTGCGAATCAGAATTTATTCAGACCTCCACGCCGAGTTCCACCGTTTCGCCCCCCCATCCCTCGATGCGGGGGTTGACCTGGTGATCCTCGCCGGCGACATCAACAAGAAGGCCAGGGGCGTCCAGTGGGCCAACGATACCTTCGCCTGCCACGTCGCGTATATCGCAGGGAACCATGAGTACTACGACGGTCACATCGATCGCACCCTGCAAAAAATGAAGGGCGCTGCGGCCGGCCATGTCCACGTGCTAGAGAATGAAGCACTCATACTGGGTGACGTCAGGATCTTGGGTACTACTGCGTGGACTGACTACAGCGTCACAGGGGATTTGTTAGCGGCCAGCAACGCTGCCAGGCAAGGCATGAACGACTTCAAGTACATCAGGGCAGACTCGAACTACAGGCGATTGAGACTGGACGACTTGGTTACCCGGAATCACATCGCCCGGGACTGGCTCACCCAAGAGCTTGCTCGACCGTTTGACGGCAAAACGGTAGTAGTGACCCATCACTCACCATCCCCTGTGGTGATTGGTGAGCAGCATGACGGGCATCTTACTGCAGCATACACCAACGACTGGCCGCGTTTGATCGAGAAGGCCCATGTGTGGGTGTTCGGTCACACGCATGAGGCTACAGACGTTGAGCTAGCCGGCTGCAGGGTGGTCTCGAACCCAGGTGGCTACCCTGGAGAGAGCACTGGTTTTGACCCTTATTTCGAGATCCAAATCTAA
- a CDS encoding ATP-dependent endonuclease, whose amino-acid sequence MPPNKKGEAYKFVREAVQAYPEVYFSRLVILGEGDSEEIVLPRLLAAKNLQVDEAAITIAPLGGRHINHFWRLLSGLKIPYVTLLDLDVARFGGGWGRIKYVATELNKHRPSDLYLSDDEVKGLPNWNDPDIKILEIEKKHGYVSYIAELEPLGVFFSAPMDLDFSMLKAYPHAYGLPPEALVVPKLPQVKSVLGDSHHDRLQYSLKERKHFIAYHKLFKLDSKPKSHIEALSRLTDDQLRAAMPASLDRLADFVIAKIEGLSE is encoded by the coding sequence ATGCCACCTAATAAGAAGGGGGAGGCCTACAAGTTTGTGAGGGAGGCCGTTCAGGCCTATCCAGAGGTCTATTTTTCCCGCCTGGTCATCTTGGGGGAGGGCGACAGTGAGGAGATAGTCCTGCCCCGGCTGCTCGCAGCGAAGAATCTGCAAGTCGACGAAGCAGCCATTACCATCGCGCCGCTGGGTGGTCGCCATATCAATCACTTCTGGAGGCTGCTCAGTGGCCTCAAGATCCCTTACGTCACATTGTTAGATCTGGATGTGGCGCGCTTCGGCGGGGGATGGGGCCGTATCAAATACGTCGCGACGGAGCTGAATAAGCATCGCCCAAGTGATCTGTACTTGTCAGATGATGAAGTCAAAGGCCTGCCAAATTGGAACGATCCCGATATCAAGATTCTGGAAATCGAAAAGAAACACGGATACGTATCCTACATCGCCGAGCTAGAGCCTCTAGGGGTGTTTTTCTCAGCGCCGATGGATCTGGATTTTTCGATGCTAAAGGCTTATCCGCACGCCTATGGTTTGCCCCCTGAAGCCCTAGTTGTCCCGAAACTGCCTCAGGTCAAATCAGTGCTCGGAGATAGCCACCATGATCGCCTTCAATACTCCCTCAAGGAGCGTAAGCACTTCATCGCTTACCACAAGCTTTTCAAGCTCGACAGCAAGCCCAAATCGCATATTGAAGCGCTTTCAAGACTGACAGATGACCAACTGCGCGCGGCTATGCCAGCTTCCTTAGATCGACTAGCAGACTTTGTCATCGCCAAGATCGAAGGGCTATCGGAATGA
- a CDS encoding HAD family hydrolase, producing the protein MTAVIFDLFGTLLEIRNRQNPFRRLLRLGSQQGRAASPGDLRWIMTNACGLQEAADFFGIKLSSTQLTELQSCLELELESITLFEDALPALALLRHHQIKIGVCSNLGGPYCPVARNLLPGLDGYALSAEVGLMKPDVAMYQHICTQLNVAPSQLPGSPHVLMIGDSRRCDADGPRVASIEDYHLDRSGAGRFCDLLEFVTGINTSRG; encoded by the coding sequence ATGACAGCAGTAATTTTTGATCTCTTCGGTACGCTTTTGGAGATTCGAAACCGGCAGAACCCCTTTCGACGGCTCCTCCGCCTAGGCTCACAGCAGGGACGCGCCGCTTCCCCTGGAGATCTGCGCTGGATTATGACCAACGCCTGTGGGTTGCAGGAGGCTGCTGATTTTTTTGGAATCAAACTTTCCTCCACTCAACTCACTGAGCTCCAGAGCTGCCTAGAGCTCGAACTTGAATCGATCACACTCTTTGAGGATGCGCTGCCGGCGCTCGCTCTGCTGCGACACCACCAAATAAAAATTGGCGTTTGCTCGAATTTGGGTGGCCCGTATTGCCCGGTAGCCCGGAATTTGCTGCCGGGGCTCGATGGCTATGCGCTCAGTGCCGAGGTTGGGCTGATGAAGCCTGATGTGGCCATGTACCAACACATCTGCACCCAGCTCAATGTTGCACCCAGCCAACTACCAGGATCGCCTCACGTCTTGATGATCGGAGACTCCCGGCGATGTGATGCTGATGGCCCCCGAGTAGCCAGCATCGAAGATTACCATCTGGATCGTAGTGGGGCGGGTCGCTTTTGTGACCTGCTTGAGTTTGTTACAGGTATCAACACCAGCAGAGGTTGA